Below is a genomic region from Vitis riparia cultivar Riparia Gloire de Montpellier isolate 1030 chromosome 16, EGFV_Vit.rip_1.0, whole genome shotgun sequence.
GTCTCTTCTTCATGGTTTTAATATAGTTCTTTTCCGGTAGGGTGCTGTTTTGACACACCCCATGAAATTGCCCATGCTTTTTTATGGTGTTTATCATAACTAGGGTGCTCGTATTATAACCCATGAGTGTTGGAGTTCATATCATATTTGGAAGAGATTTTGAGTTGGTTTGGGAAGTGTTTCCGAAAATGGTTTTAgagaacagtttttgaaaattgttttttaatattttgtataataaaagtttgtttggtatctaacatgtttttaacctattttatattttcatatttttaaatatgttttaaaaatagcttttacatgttgtgttttatttttgatcATTCTCtgaatttgtataattattttttaaaatagtccataaaaaataagggaaaacaattaaaatatgttctttaaaaacattcattttttttttgtttttaaaaatagaaaattgttttatattttttacttatcaaacatgttttcttgtatttttgttttgaagaatagaaGACTCTTTTCAAAATCCGATAGCAATAGGGTCTTAGGGTTTgttaaatgataattttttatgattatttctAAAAGTAGCTCTGGTTGTTATTGTTTTTAGTCAAATTTGACtcgtttgatttattttaaatttatttataaataaataggttaattgagttataaatatgtttaattaagatcttaattatataaatttatataagacGACTATTAAATATgagtatttaattattaaataagttacataacaagttaattatttaataattaggtaaTATTTGggtttatgttttgttttttgaaatattattattaatcagGTTTAGGTTAACCTATGTAATagaatatatttatgttttgaCATGGTATAAACATTACCCATCGACACGAATCACCATCCCAAGTTTTTAGGGAAATTTTATCgacaaaactctaattttcataattctttctatcctatttaaatttttatcctaTGTTTCTCATGGTTTCTTAAACCATTCTATAAAAAGACatgtaaaaaaatgttttaaggaGCATTTTTGACATTTAATTGATTTGTTTAGTTATTATTCCgaacaaaattatttgaaaattagttattttgaattatataattattattcaatGACTTAATTGGgtctttaatattatttagttatgaaagaaattaattaaaaataggtCTCATGAGATTGAATTCTTAATTATTATGAAgataatattcttaatttttttaatatctaaatttgataaatgattattaatatttgtatGAGTAGAATTAaatgaatattgaaattttattcattaatttattatattgtcCATAATATGCCACTCTTTTATTAAtatgtaattataaaattacttttgtttttttttaaatgtacactaatttttaatattagtatATCAATTAAtatctaaatttaatataattaaatatttcattgacgttaaaataattataataattttgtaatgaCATTCTTGTCCAAATTTTTGCTAATGAGGggacttttattttttatttttataccatgtttgattttaggaaaatagtaaaaaaaaaatgattttattataaaaaaaattaaatatgataaaaatttatataaatatgatgtaGAACACAAAATTTGTCGATAATTTTATTGTTCGAGTAAAGACGCATGggaaaaatggattaaaaatatGGGTCCACACATGGATTATCTTGGCGGGTGTGGTTCATTGTCCTAGAAATTTGAAGCaaacaccaaaaataaaataaaatgaaataaaaataaaataaattaaaatcaataatttatttttatatattattttaagtttatttcacttatttcaatctttttatataaaaactgaataacttaaaaatgtctaaattaaaactatttaaaagaaaaaaaaaaaagcaattttctcGTGAACATACACATTTGATTgactttatttcaaaattaagttttttaagaacttattttttaagtttatacgTAAGCGTATAATGCTGCTTTCATGTCATATTTCAATACAAAACTTATAATTGAGTACAAATTTATTTCCTCaaaaacaactgaaaaaaaaaaaaatccagacaGATCCGCAGCTCCCATGGCTCCCATGGACATGGGCAACAATATATGAGAAGATAGACGACACATTTTATGCTTTACAATTACAACCCATCAAAGAAGCCATCAATGGCACCAAATCTTGTTCTTGGAGTAgggaaaattttaattcaacaaGGATAAATAGGGAGAtgaaaagaatttcaaatttattgatATGGCCATGCTCATGATCATATACAAAGATATGGTGTAGAAGAGAAGAGCCCCTTGTAGAATGGTACTAATGACTGTACATTAAGTGGCAGTGCCTCTTTGTTAAGAGATATACCACCTTGGAAATTAATAGAGATCATGCCCTTCAAATTCACTGCTCTGCTCTGCTCATGCTACCACAACTATGACCACAATGATCAAAATTACCCCGAAAATCACCAGCAGCAAGCAGCTCTGCAATGCAATATGAGTTAAATTTAGTTTGACTCGCATTGGCTAAACCTCGGTCGATTAAAATTTAGGGTTTAAGAGTCCATTTGGAAGTAATTCTGGTTCAAGCATTTTTAGTCTAATGTTTTTGTTAGAGTATCACTTCCAGTATCACTTCCATTAGAAAAGTTCTAGGGAGAATTACAAAGTGTTAAATATAAACCCACAAAAAATGTACACTTTCAATTATTAAGAAACACTTCTAACCCTCTGAAAATCACTCCCGAATGGGTTCTACATTGGTTTCACACCAAACAATCCAAGCTTGGCCAATTACAAACACCAAATGTCAAAACAGATGATGACCCGAACTGAATAATAATGGCAGAGACAGGTCCTGATACCCAACATGAGAATGGTAATACACCAGCAACTGACTTGCAATGTATCGATAGGCAGGGACAAGGTTATAGGTACTAGTATAGATGAAAATATCGGAAATCTGCAGAATATTGTTGgttggattttatagaaatatcaaatggaaattttgcaaaacaaaagaatttgatgggacagaaaaaaaattttgttaacaAATTTGCATGAAACTTTAGTagatgaaaaagattttttaagaaattaatataagtataatataataatattgcacaATAAAAGAATATATGCAGATATCACAAAATAGGGTCTATATGATCATATTCGTGtatgtaaatattttgactAATTCCTACAACTTATCATGAAtagaaattttttgaatttctttttgtactatatataaaattctataGAGTACAGTCAAATATTAGTGAAATATCAATATCCCTCTTTTGATATCAGTACCCCTAAGCTATGGATATTTCGATGGAAGCATCAAGAATATTGtggatattttcatccttagataCCAGGTATGGATGAGGGATTCGACAGGACGAAGAATGGAAGGTAGAAGTGACCTACCAAACCGAACATCATGTTTCGACCCTAATCTCCAAGCTAACACATGAGTTGCTGGAATTTAAGCTAATGTGTAGTATGATGGTTAGTGATATTTTTTATCCAAGTGTAACTCAGCAAGGTAAAATTCAGTTCATGTTTCTCGGCATCACCCTATTTCCTttgcaaattttaaaaataaaattaatgaaacaaAGCAAATTTACCAGAGAGGAATTAGATTTTTGGAGTTTGGATGCTTTCTCCAGTTGGGTAGAAGCTTGTCCAGTTGCAGCATGGGATTTCTCGATGTTTGAACTAATATCATCTGCAAGAAAGATATGTTCAGCACTCTATTTCATCAAGTCAACATTACAAAAAGTTTCAAGAGGAAATGTAACAGACAAGAACAATGTGTGACTTACCAATCATAGTTCCTTGTCCGTGGACCAGTACAGCCAGATCTTTGAAAATTTCATTCACCTCACCAATCTGTTGCTGAATTTCTTGGATTCCTTGCTCTCTTTCTTCAATTATGGCTTCATTGAAGGTGATCTCATTGTCCAATAACACAACTTCCTGTCTGTACTAAATCAATTAGAAACTACGGTTTCATAGTAAAAGCATTATAATATGGTAATAATGTGTTCAAACTCGATCTAGACTCAGAAAGATGAGTTCCCATTTCCAGCAGATTAAAATCAGAAAGTTATTAGGGGTTTGCCAGTCATATATAAAGATGAGAGAcctaaagttaatttttaatgGGTGAAGGATGAGTGGTGGGGGGGGTCGGGTGGAGGGAACCCCAGTGGGTTCTGGCCCATGCACCCCAGGCCATGGTCAGACTAACAAAATATTTCTGCAGGGCCAACCACCATGCCATGTTCTTACATAGACTGAGCTGGGCAGTTGAATTGGCCCAGACTTCCAAAAATGGCATTTTCATTCAATAAGGGAATGAGATGCAAACATCATGGAAAATGTCTAGTGAATGGTAGAGTACTCTAGTTTGTTTGAAGGGCAATAACCAGgcagttaaaaacacttttgttGAAGAGGTTTACTTGATCCAAACTTTGACGCCAATACtacattttgataaattttggtGGCAGTTTAGGTGTTTGGCCTCGCAATCCATAACAATTAACCCCAAAAATTCCTGGACTCATCAAAGAGACATCCCGATAATCAATGtaaatttatcaaaaagaaACTTGGAGAAGCATTCATACCTTCTAGATTCCAAAAGAACAGCTTGTTGCTCGAGATTCTTCCCTGAACTTATCTCCAGCTCGCGTGCATCATAACTGTGTAATATTTAGtcgaaaaaaaagaaagaaagaaaagaaaaaaaaaacgtgagATATGCAACCTGAAAATAAAGAAAGCTTTTATGAGACACCAATAAGTCATTTGACAGAAATCTTAGGAAGCTAGGGTTCACCAATCCATCTAAGTATAGGGTGGGACCAAATTGAGATTCTTGTGCAATATCGAGTTTGTGGATAACAGAAAAGTTGCCAACATCAACACAGTACTGGGGGATATTAGAATAAGCAACTTGATATACAAAGCTACATATAAATCATGCTTCTTCGAATCTGTTGCAGAAACAAATAGTTCAAGTTCAATGGTGCATTCTAAAATGCTAACCCTCCTTCAAATCTTCCATAAATAATCAATCAAGACTTAAAATGTACAGTACTATCAAAATCAACAGTTTTGGAACTTGGAAGATTTTGTGGCTGAATAAAACACTCGTAGATTCTTGAAAGCTTTTTTTGGTCCAATAAAACCCATTAGTTTACATTTAAGATTTTCTTCGATATtcttgacctttttttttattcccgcAAAATTTGAGTGGGATTTGACCAGTATTAGTTGAAAGGTACAATGAATATATCAAACCAACATCAAGACTTTGAAGCCTTTATAAACAGAACAAACAAATCTAAACCCATAACAGTAATTAAGATGCCTGGTAAAGTTTACCTGGATGGCAGAACTTCCTTGGGAACAAAAGGAGTATATGCCGTCTCCCTCTCAACTGCAAGCCTTTGAGCCTTTTGAAATTCCTTAAGAACTGCCTGAAAATCTTTTGCAAGCTTAGCATCTGCAATCCTCTTGCTAGCCTGCAGTTTAACAAAGGAATTTCAGGGTCCAAGAACTCAGCCACAAACAAAAACGCAAAAGCACGAACACATCCCCGAATCATCAAAAGAACAGCATATTTGTAAGACAAGAATAGAAATCCTCTGAAGAACAAGGATATCAAATTTCTATAACAAAACACAGCAATAAGGCATGCAATCCAACTTAGCATCGACAATCCTCTTGCTTGCCTGCAATTTATGAGAACTTAGTGACAAGCAAAGCCAAACAACAATCCCAAATACACATCCTACACAACCCATATATACGAAAAAGCAATTCATTTCTAAATCACCAAAATGAATTCATACTGCAAGATAAGTAGAGCAGTTTTCTCGATAACAATGAGGTGAAGTGGTGTAAACATGAGCGAGAAGGCAAGGCAACAAGATTAGCATCGGCAACCTTCTTGCTGAACTGCAGTTCCATCAAAGAACTCAGCAACAATCAAAACAAGCAATAAAACCCACAACCCGCATGacaaaaacactaaaaaggaaaacaaaaaaagcatTCCATAAGGGAAATATAAGGCCTATTTGGCAATGTTTTCAaatacaattcttcaaaaacagtttttaatggtaattcaaatatccaaaatattctccatattttcaattgttttaaaGAATACTCTATAAATAGGCATCCGAATACACctcaattttattctaaaaagcAACCTATTTTAAagacaaattctcaaaaaaactattttcagtcaaaagtttgtcaaattTAAGTTTGACAAACCTGTTTTAAagttagaaaatttcaaaaacatcCAAACAGAACCATAGGAATTTTCTGAAGAACAATGATATgaaatttctaaaacaaaaacatcaaaGGCAAGGCTGCCACTAGAAACTCCAAATTCATCTGCACTTACGCTAACTTCAGTATGCTGATCATTTTCACTTGCTTGCTTAAGCTTTGCTGAAGTATCTTTCACCAACTGCCCAATATGTAGCCTTGTCTTGTGCCTACAAAATGAAGTCAATCCAAAGTCAGAACCACCACACCATAAACCATTAATTCTCATTGACCTACCAAATTCCTTCAACCAAATAACCAAAACCCAGAAAGGCTTGcagaaaaatcatacaaaaactGATTTCTTTTATTAGTCAAAACCTAGGAAACTTATTTCAACAATTGATCATTCCCCACCGGATGGCTTCAATTCCCTCACCCAACAAACCAAAACCCAGAAGGGGTTTTCACAAAAAGCATCCAAATCACGTTTTCCTTAGTCAAAAcccaaaaaactaaaatcttcCCCAAATTCCCCgggaaccaaaaaaaaaaaaaaaaactcaaaaaaactCACAGCTTTTCACGGAGCTCGAGCGTGTCCTTGGGAGTCCCAAGCGAATTGACAAGGCGATAGAAGGCCGAAACGGCAGTGTTGATTCTGAAAACGCCTGCCGCCACGGCCTGTGAAGAGTCATCCTCTTCCCGCCTCTTTGTTGCCAAGGCCAAAGGGCTTTGGCCTGGCCTGGTCCGACCCCATTCAAGATCTTCAAAGCTCATCTCAGACCAAACCAAATCCAAGAAACTGTGAAAACTTGTTGGGAATTTGTGGGCGTGTCTAAGATTGGGGAAGTtgcaaagggaagaaaagggttGGTAGAGGAAGCTTCAAACTTTGGAGGTTTTTGACCCAACAAGGAAATATAATTGAAAAGGGaatcaaagagagaagaaaagccAAAGGAAGCTTCTTCACTAGGCTTCTGGCCTCCTCTAAGGACTCggtcttttattttccttcatatgGCCCTTAAATTGGGGTCAAATCCATGGGGAAAATTAGCTGGCTGATCCATTCTCAATGTCCCTTTTGGAAGTGGTGGTGGATGGCCGTCACATTGATGTTGTGccaatttattaagaaaatatttatatatttattttattttatttatttatttatcttcaaatattattttattatttgaaataacatgtaattttatataaaatttattaaagtacATATTacagttattttaaaaagtatttttaacctttttattatttaaaaatttttattattcaaatattaaaaaagttaaaaaccttttttataattattatcaaagTCACTTCTAGCACATTGTtaatctaaaatatattttttacaaaaatacggtgtttaacaaatttttaaaaatacttttaaaattttgaaaaatcactaaATATGTTTGACACTGattataaaaagtgtttctagtatttttaatactttaaggATGAATCTTATGTAGTTTTTCCTGAAAAAACACTTGCTCagagattttcttaaaaatacttttgaaaaaaacacttttactaaaaacacGTCAAGTAtaaataatgtcaaacatatttttactttcaacaaattgatataatttaattagttggtctaatatatttgacaataattttaagaaacacttttagtctaaattttttttttaaataaagtgtttaacaaaattttaaaaatatttttaaaaatataaaaatgacttGTAATATTGGAAAACcacttatagtgttttttagaaaaacacttcataagtaatttttttttaaaaaacacttcgaATAGAAAaactgtcaaacacactctaccATTTATAACATAGTACCATTTATAACATActtaatatgataaataaaatcaaccaaatatataaattttgagttattgaagacatataattttaattaatagttttattagacatatttagagtttgtttgctAGTGATTATatgaaatacttttaatttaaaaagtattttgaaaaaaaattagatatttagtaaaatttagaaaatacttttaaaaaatatgtaaaagcacttgtaatattttttgaaaaaatatttaatagttgattcttctaaaaacattttcaaaaaaaacacttcaagtaaaaatactatcaaatatATCGAGTctgtttaataataattttagaaaacgtttttaacatttctaatatttaaaattttttatcattcaactGTTACAAAAGCAAAACACATTCCCAAAAATCACAATCAAACaccatattaataatattatcataattttgTGTAATGTTGAAggcattttatttatatgtcaatttaatatcAACAAATATGTTAGATCGAGAAACATCAATATTGTTCATCAATATTGTTCTTGGGTTAAGTTATGGAACAATGTAGTGTGAGCATGTGACTTCTATGctttttcattaattatgagttgtttgaagtttgattttgatgacaaaatttaataataataatccatcttcaaatatctttttattgAAGTTTTGTAGATACGACATATGTGGGTACAAtacataaattttctttaaaaagattTTGCAGTTTTCCAAAGATCTAGTTGTTTAAATCAATGATGTTGGTTTATACTCATTGAAAAAATGGACCA
It encodes:
- the LOC117934289 gene encoding syntaxin-22-like, which translates into the protein MSFEDLEWGRTRPGQSPLALATKRREEDDSSQAVAAGVFRINTAVSAFYRLVNSLGTPKDTLELREKLHKTRLHIGQLVKDTSAKLKQASENDQHTEVSASKRIADAKLAKDFQAVLKEFQKAQRLAVERETAYTPFVPKEVLPSSYDARELEISSGKNLEQQAVLLESRRQEVVLLDNEITFNEAIIEEREQGIQEIQQQIGEVNEIFKDLAVLVHGQGTMIDDISSNIEKSHAATGQASTQLEKASKLQKSNSSLSCLLLVIFGVILIIVVIVVVA